In Musa acuminata AAA Group cultivar baxijiao chromosome BXJ2-10, Cavendish_Baxijiao_AAA, whole genome shotgun sequence, a genomic segment contains:
- the LOC135624261 gene encoding WUSCHEL-related homeobox 4-like: protein MKVQQLMSGFWEQLPSSSSSSSSSSISSLTTDKSKRLRPLAPKLTSTAAASTADTRNSPLLKSFDCPVTSKSTSGNLNVSLLQLQMQSGGTRWNPTPEQIEVLEALYQGGMRTPNPPQIERIAAELGKYGRIEGKNVFYWFQNHKARDRQKLKRSSLLALATNTASDLSSLKEEEMRECHDGSCKRKCRSWGRHELDVEGSGPGDQTLELFPLRPEWKHADRIASTEN from the exons aTGAAGGTTCAGCAGCTGATGTCAGGCTTCTGGGAGCAActcccttcttcctcttcgtcttcttcttcctcctccatctcctcttTGACGACCGATAAGTCTAAGCGCCTCCGTCCACTTGCACCGAAGCTCACCTCCACCGCTGCTGCTTCGACCGCCGACACCAGgaactctcctctcttgaaaagcTTCGATTGCCCGGTGACCTCCAAAAGCACCTCCGGAAACCTTAATGTCTCACTA TTGCAGTTGCAGATGCAGTCAGGGGGTACGCGGTGGAACCCGACGCCGGAGCAGATAGAGGTACTGGAGGCGCTGTACCAGGGTGGCATGCGAACGCCGAACCCGCCCCAGATCGAGCGGATCGCTGCAGAGCTTGGCAAGTACGGTAGGATCGAGGGCAAGAACGTGTTCTACTGGTTTCAGAACCACAAGGCACGCGATCGGCAGAAGCTAAAGCGCAGCTCGCTCCTCGCCCTTGCCACCAACACTGCTTCTGATCTCTCCAGTCTCAAA GAAGAAGAAATGAGGGAGTGCCATGACGGCAGCTGCAAGCGCAAGTGCAGGAGCTGGGGCCGCCATGAGCTGGACGTGGAAGGGAGTGGGCCAGGTGATCAGACCTTGGAGCTCTTCCCACTGCGCCCAGAATGGAAGCATGCAGATCGAATAGCATCTACAGAGAATTAA
- the LOC135625934 gene encoding filament-like plant protein 7 has protein sequence MENRTRLWKRKCSEKNMIKKEKILELERSLEDLNEQLSSVLTESSVKDDLLTKQGKVANEAMSGWEKAEAEALSLKQKLDDALLQKRTAEERLVNTDIALKECMQQLRVIKKDQQLIINNASLKISREQENMRTLEQGMIETNKRLTELLIQNSNLNRVLEAKEQLVKELSVSKSNSEAKFMEAMASLDSAEKLNASLKYEVCMLQKELEIQNKETELNRRSADAAHRQHLESINKIAKLESECQKLRVIARKRLPGPAALAKIRNEVERLSSYSVETRKKKSNSTSEAFNTKDIKLEECYDGSSKGATSRVERLHAIEDENQILKESLTKKNSELQALSIMLAHTESKLSKVETQLKELPKGQACFEPASSSPVSYDLPLSSISENDSNEDNISCAESWTTSLISELKHFKSGKPAVQPCKIYGISGFSLMDDFVEMEKLAVVSADKHFGSSLGMCGDNNACVTNKEPLTGLGLLEATNKELVTIKDFSDFIEENNEVQVTNISFEKYPSWLQDILTIIVQKHHILEKSLNAILEDVRVALSDWDYSIKARCSDSLYCSDKVLQLLKHTSSDSIDGAINAGILDSEHSTRSNFEKPVRKLVKLVEGIIQRNIRSKSGQHMLSGDDEGTYLHQKSASANGHAAHALLWESSEFTAVLQKFVAVCNDLLNGKVDLQQFAAEVTSIVDWIANHSFALQEVSDMKEMFRKYLDADKSYSDNELKAVIYTTKDNDKLDGHEEPSFDKERKIPLVSASNGLCILFTMEDIESNLKCENEHLKSEIMCMESRKKDLEEMLHASSTKNKTLIAQLHESEEDISNLQIELATLKESNGQIENQVLSQKLINEDLGVQLTVAKAELNEAYKKLSSLEVELGHKSNCCEELEEACLELQLQLEIASSKETPKYIMTQDEKQIQADCDIVAASEKPSDASLSEKLISSPATTKSKCQPRLFDHMRTDDHATTGEFKPPNTKEIICTEVRNLTAAASESPRSGLLYGRNIHMNHGYGNLANSITQLSPKKLDDSYKQKGGADAGMLTVAPKRQNGVNSLRNLLLQRKQESSKKLALPMGSR, from the exons ATGGAGAACAGAACAAGGCTTTGGAAGAGAAAGTGTTCAGAGAAGAACATGATCAAG AAAGAGAAGATCCTTGAGTTAGAGAGATCCTTAGAAGACTTGAACGAACAACTGTCATCTGTTCTTACTGAGTCCAGTGTTAAGGATGATCTTTTGACAAAGCAAGGAAAAGTGGCCAATGAAGCAATGTcag GATGGGAAAAAGCAGAAGCTGAAGCCCTTTCTTTAAAACAAAAACTAGACGATGCTTTACTTCAGAAAAGAACTGCTGAAGAAAGATTAGTTAACACAGATATTGCATTAAAAGAATGCATGCAACAGCTACGAGTTATTAAGAAAGACCAGCAGCTCATTATTAACAATGCTTCTTTGAAGATATCAAGAGAACAGGAGAACATGCGAACTTTGGAACAGGGGATGATTGAGACAAATAAGAGGCTCACTGAATTACTAATTCAAAATAGCAACCTGAATAGAGTTCTAGAGGCCAAAGAACAGTTGGTGAAGGAATTGAGTGTGTCCAAATCCAATTCAGAAGCAAAATTCATGGAAGCAATGGCCAGTCTTGATTCCGCAGAGAAACTCAATGCTTCTCTAAAGTATGAGGTGTGCATGCTTCAAAAGGAGCTTGAGATTCAAAATAAAGAGACTGAACTCAATCGCAGATCTGCTGATGCTGCTCATAGGCAACACCTGGAGAGCATTAATAAGATTGCTAAGCTAGAATCAGAGTGCCAAAAATTGCGTGTCATTGCCAGGAAGCGACTACCAGGGCCTGCTGCTTTAGCTAAAATAAGAAATGAGGTTGAAAGACTGAGTAGTTATTCTGTTGAAACGAGGAAGAAAAAGTCAAATTCCACAAGTGAAGCCTTCAATACAAAGGATATTAAGCTAGAAGAATGTTATGATGGATCAAGCAAGGGTGCTACTTCTCGTGTTGAGAGATTACATGCCATTGAAGATGAAAACCAGATTCTCAAAGAATCACTGACTAAGAAAAACAGTGAACTTCAGGCATTGAGTATCATGCTTGCACATACAGAGTCCAAACTGTCAAAGGTAGAGACACAACTTAAAGAATTACCAAAAGGACAAGCTTGCTTCGAGCCAGCAAGCAGCAGCCCAGTGTCATATGACCTGCCACTTTCATCAATATCAGAGAATGATAGCAATGAAGATAACATTAGCTGTGCTGAATCGTGGACTACTAGTTTAATCTCTGAACTGAAGCACTTCAAAAGTGGAAAACCAGCTGTGCAACCATGTAAAATTTATGGAATTTCAGGTTTTAGTTTAATGGATGATTTTGTTGAGATGGAGAAACTAGCAGTAGTTTCTGCAGATAAACATTTTGGAAGTTCACTCGGTATGTGTGGTGATAATAATGCATGTGTGACCAATAAAGAACCTTTGACAGGTCTTGGTCTATTAGAAGCAACAAATAAGGAGCTTGTTACAATCAAGGATTTCTCTGATTTCATTGAAGAAAATAATGAAGTTCAAGTCACGAACATATCATTTGAAAAATACCCTAGCTGGCTTCAGGATATTCTGACGATCATTGTACAAAAGCATCATATCTTAGAAAAAAGTTTAAATGCCATTCTTGAAGATGTTAGGGTAGCTCTGAGTGACTGGGATTATTCTATAAAGGCAAGATGTTCAGATAGCCTATATTGCAGCGACAAAGTACTTCAGCTACTGAAACACACTTCATCAGATTCAATTGATGGAGCAATCAATGCAGGCATACTGGACAGCGAACATAGTACCCGATCAAACTTTGAGAAGCCAGTTCGTAAGCTTGTCAAATTGGTTGAGGGAATCATTCAGAGAAATATAAGAAGTAAAAGTGGTCAACACATGTTATCTGGTGATGATGAAGGCACTTATTTACACCAGAAATCTGCATCAGCAAATGGGCATGCTGCTCATGCATTACTATGGGAAAGTTCTGAATTCACTGCTGTTCTACAGAAATTTGTTGCTGTATGTAATGATCTGTTGAATGGGAAGGTTGATCTTCAACAGTTTGCTGCTGAAGTAACTTCAATTGTGGACTGGATTGCAAACCACTCTTTCGCCCTTCAAGAAGTTTCAGACATGAAGGAGATGTTTAGGAAATACTTGGATGCAGATAAATCATACAGTGATAATGAACTTAAGGCTGTAATATACACAACTAAAGATAATGATAAGTTAGATGGACATGAAGAACCCAGTTTtgataaagaaagaaaaataccttTAGTCTCTGCATCAAATGGTTTGTGTATCTTGTTTACCATGGAGGATATTGAATCCAATCTGAAATGTGAAAATGAGCATCTAAAATCGGAGATCATGTGTATGGAGTCCAGAAAGAAAGATTTGGAGGAAATGCTACATGCATCTAGTACTAAGAATAAGACATTGATAGCTCAACTCCATGAATCAGAAGAAGACATTTCCAATTTACAAATAGAGCTAGCAACACTTAAGGAGTCCAACGGGCAGATTGAAAACCAGGTTCTAAGCCAAAAGTTAATTAATGAAGATCTTGGAGTGCAGCTAACAGTTGCAAAGGCTGAACTGAATGAGGCTTATAAAAAACTCTCATCCCTTGAGGTTGAACTGGGGCACAAAAGCAATTGCTGTGAAGAACTAGAGGAAGCATGTCTAGAACTACAGCTTCAGTTAGAAAT TGCTTCATCTAAGGAAACTCCAAAGTATATCATGACCCAAGACGAAAAGCAAATCCAGGCA GATTGTGACATAGTTGCTGCTTCAGAGAAACCAAGTGATGCATCTCTATCAGAGAAGTTGATATCTAGTCCTGCTACTACAAAATCTAAATGTCAGCCCAGATTATTTGATCATATGAGAACAGACGATCATGCAACAACTGGAGAATTCAAACCTCCTAACACAAAGGAAATCATATGCACCGAAGTACGGAATCTGACAGCCGCAGCTTCTGAGAGTCCCAGGTCAGGTCTGCTATATGGACGGAACATCCACATGAACCACGGTTACGGAAACTTGGCAAACTCTATCACTCAGCTATCACCAAAGAAATTGGATGATTCTTACAAGCAGAAAGGAGGAGCTGATGCAGGAATGCTTACGGTTGCACCCAAGAGACAAAATGGGGTCAACTCTCTCAGAAACCTCTTGCTGCAAAGAAAACAGGAGAGCAGTAAGAAGCTTGCACTTCCTATGGGTTCCAGGTAG
- the LOC135625978 gene encoding transcription factor SPATULA-like isoform X2, with the protein MLTSSCYPISGGGGGGSKSLDHDFDSFECESEESVEVPEEHTKPVPARSSGSKRSRAAEVHNMSEKRRRSRINEKMRALQNLIPNSNKTDKASMLDEAIEYLKQLQLQVQILSMKNGLNLHSMYLSGGLQPFRTSQTCIGFGLNGNIAMNNRTGMLPLNQDSPVRSSFDLSNQFTTIEPSLINVTNLETPLVNPLESQRGSVQVPVSCEEMLTSDLSTQLYAVDYTRDLTGGQTSSAIGIDYLEECILGIEGRSQQLLSDEENFIQHLHG; encoded by the exons ATGTTGACTTCTTCTTGCTACCCCAtttctggtggtggtggtggtggaagcaAGTCACTGGATCATGATTTTGACTCTTTTGAATGTGAGAGTGAG GAGAGTGTGGAGGTGCCGGAGGAGCACACAAAGCCGGTTCCGGCACGGAGCTCCGGCTCCAAGAGGAGCAGGGCTGCAGAGGTTCATAACATGTCTGAAAAG aggaggaggagcagaatCAATGAGAAGATGAGGGCACTGCAAAATCTGATTCCCAACTCAAATAAG ACAGATAAGGCTTCCATGCTTGATGAGGCTATTGAGTATCTCAAACAATTACAGCTCCAAGTGCAG ATTCTTTCAATGAAGAATGGTCTTAATCTCCACTCCATGTATTTGTCTGGAGGACTTCAGCCTTTCCGAACTTCACAGACATGTATAGGTTTCGGTCTGAATGGCAACATAGCAATGAACAACCGAACAGGAATGCTTCCCCTGAACCAAGATTCACCTGTTCGGAGCTCATTTGATCTGTCAAATCAGTTCACAACAATCGAGCCCAGTCTCATCAATGTGACTAATCTTGAGACTCCATTAGTGAATCCATTAGAATCTCAACGTGGATCAGTCCAAGTTCCTGTATCCTGTGAG GAAATGTTAACAAGTGACTTGTCGACGCAGTTATATGCAGTGGATTACACAAGGGACCTCACAG GTGGGCAAACATCATCTGCAATTGGTATCGACTACTTGGAAGAATGCATATTGGGAATAGAAGGAAGGTCACAACAATTGCTATCCGATGAGGAAAATTTCATTCAGCACTTGCATGG GTGA
- the LOC135625978 gene encoding transcription factor SPATULA-like isoform X1, translating to MLTSSCYPISGGGGGGSKSLDHDFDSFECESEESVEVPEEHTKPVPARSSGSKRSRAAEVHNMSEKRRRSRINEKMRALQNLIPNSNKTDKASMLDEAIEYLKQLQLQVQILSMKNGLNLHSMYLSGGLQPFRTSQTCIGFGLNGNIAMNNRTGMLPLNQDSPVRSSFDLSNQFTTIEPSLINVTNLETPLVNPLESQRGSVQVPVSCEEMLTSDLSTQLYAVDYTRDLTGGQTSSAIGIDYLEECILGIEGRSQQLLSDEENFIQHLHGLQTVTFPSSDLKEPFQDS from the exons ATGTTGACTTCTTCTTGCTACCCCAtttctggtggtggtggtggtggaagcaAGTCACTGGATCATGATTTTGACTCTTTTGAATGTGAGAGTGAG GAGAGTGTGGAGGTGCCGGAGGAGCACACAAAGCCGGTTCCGGCACGGAGCTCCGGCTCCAAGAGGAGCAGGGCTGCAGAGGTTCATAACATGTCTGAAAAG aggaggaggagcagaatCAATGAGAAGATGAGGGCACTGCAAAATCTGATTCCCAACTCAAATAAG ACAGATAAGGCTTCCATGCTTGATGAGGCTATTGAGTATCTCAAACAATTACAGCTCCAAGTGCAG ATTCTTTCAATGAAGAATGGTCTTAATCTCCACTCCATGTATTTGTCTGGAGGACTTCAGCCTTTCCGAACTTCACAGACATGTATAGGTTTCGGTCTGAATGGCAACATAGCAATGAACAACCGAACAGGAATGCTTCCCCTGAACCAAGATTCACCTGTTCGGAGCTCATTTGATCTGTCAAATCAGTTCACAACAATCGAGCCCAGTCTCATCAATGTGACTAATCTTGAGACTCCATTAGTGAATCCATTAGAATCTCAACGTGGATCAGTCCAAGTTCCTGTATCCTGTGAG GAAATGTTAACAAGTGACTTGTCGACGCAGTTATATGCAGTGGATTACACAAGGGACCTCACAG GTGGGCAAACATCATCTGCAATTGGTATCGACTACTTGGAAGAATGCATATTGGGAATAGAAGGAAGGTCACAACAATTGCTATCCGATGAGGAAAATTTCATTCAGCACTTGCATGG CTTGCAGACCGTAACTTTTCCAAGTTCTGATTTGAAGGAACCATTTCAAGATTCCTAA